The nucleotide sequence TCGGGATCAAGAGGAGAACACAGTCATGAACACAGTAGATCTCGACGTCCAGGGTATGAGCTGCGGCTCATGTATCGCGAAAGTCACCGATGCGCTGAAAGCGCTGCCGGGAGTCGATGCCGTGGAAGTGCATTTGACCACCGGCCGCGTTCAAGTTCGAGGCAACTTCGATCAAGGCAACGATCCGCTGCTGTCGACGTTGCAACAGGCCGGGTATCCCGCGCGTCTGGCAAGCGGCGACACCCTGTCCAGCCAATCAACAGGAGGCGGCGGCCGAAGTTGCTGCAGCCGAAATTCTTAAACATATGAAGAGGTGTAATGCACATGAACCGTACTACCCAATTTCGCTCTCTGATTGTTGGTGCCTGTCTTGCGACCGGCTTGCTGATCACATCGGTCGCTCAGGCCCATATCTCCCTCGTCAAATCCACACCGACGGCCGATGCTGTTGTCACGACACCGCAGCAGATCGATCTCGTCTTCAGTGAACAGCTTGTACTTCGCGCCTCGCGCTTGGAGCTGAGCGTCATAAAGGACGGCGGGTTCGCAGAGAAAATCGAGCACATCGACGTTGATCTCATCAACGACGGCAAGACGCTACGCGCTACGTTGCATAGTCCCCTCGGCGTAGGCGTTTACCAGGTGCAATGGCGCGCCGTCGGTGATGACAACCATCCGATGACTGGCGAATACAGCTTCACCATCAAATGAGCGGGCGCCAACATCATGTCCAGTCTTCCCGACTACACGCTTCGGTTCATGCAGTACCTGGACTTGATGCTGCTGTTCGGATTACCGCTATTCGCGTGGTACGGTCCGGCTGCCTCAACGATCAGCGGCGATAAGCACCCCCCCCTGCCCAGATGGGCCTTGACCCAGGGGCTCCTGATCTGTGGGGTGCTCGGCTTAGCGCTGGTGGGCATTGAGATTGCGCGCAGCACGGCTGGCATCATGGGGGTCGCGGTTTCCGATCTAGCACGGGACGACTTGGCCTGGTATCTGTTCGACATCCCCGCTGGGCGCGCCGGGCTGACGCGAGCATTCCTGCTGGTTCTGCTGCTTGCTGTACTGGGCTGGCAGTCGCAGCGCGCCGAGCGCCCATTCCCCATTCGGCGAGTGATCTTGCTGGCCGGCGTGGCGCTGGTCAGCCTGGCGTGGAACGGACACGCTGCCAGTGGCGAGGGTGTAAGTGGTACGGTGCGGCTGGTGGCTGGTATGGCGCACCTGCTCGCTGCCGGCGGCTGGATCGGGGCCATCTTCGCATTGCTGATTCTGTTCGTTCGACACGGCAAGCCCGCCGCGGGTGAGGGCTTGCGCATGCTGTGGCGGGCACTGCACACCTTTTCGCGCCCAGGCGCCGTCTTTGTCGGTGTCCTGGTGGTGACCGGCATCTTTCACTACGGGGGCCTGGTCGGCTGGTCCATCGCACCGCTGTTACACAGCCGGCACGGCAACCTGATGCTGCTCAAGCTGACGCTATTCGCTGCGATGCTGGGCCTCGCCGCTCTGCATCGCTGGTGGTTGGTGCCCCGGCTCGAACGTGACATCCATACCGGCGTCCCTTCGCACTCTGCACAGCACCTGCGACTGAGTGTGACCATCGAGGCGGCGATCGCGCTCCTGATTCTGGTAAGCGTAGCGGTACTCGGCACCCTCAGCCCTCATGGCTGACAACAGATGGACCAGAACCTTCGTGCGGCTGTTCAGCATGCTATGGATCATGAAGACCGGAGGCTTCCTATGCGAAATCTAGCGCGCATGCAGCGGCTCGTCGCGGCCGCACTCTTCTCGCTTAGCTTTGTACCCGCTTTCGTATGGGCACAGATCGACCCGTTAGCGAGCGCAAAGACCTTGCGTCCGGAAGCCCTCGTCGACGCAGTGCTGCAAGACAACCCACTGGAGTTCCCAGGATTCTATGGACACCTAGCATTGGGGCATTAGCGCAGCCTCAAACTGCTCGGGACTAATG is from Flagellatimonas centrodinii and encodes:
- a CDS encoding heavy-metal-associated domain-containing protein — protein: MNTVDLDVQGMSCGSCIAKVTDALKALPGVDAVEVHLTTGRVQVRGNFDQGNDPLLSTLQQAGYPARLASGDTLSSQSTGGGGRSCCSRNS
- the copC gene encoding copper homeostasis periplasmic binding protein CopC, with the protein product MNRTTQFRSLIVGACLATGLLITSVAQAHISLVKSTPTADAVVTTPQQIDLVFSEQLVLRASRLELSVIKDGGFAEKIEHIDVDLINDGKTLRATLHSPLGVGVYQVQWRAVGDDNHPMTGEYSFTIK
- the copD gene encoding copper homeostasis membrane protein CopD, coding for MSSLPDYTLRFMQYLDLMLLFGLPLFAWYGPAASTISGDKHPPLPRWALTQGLLICGVLGLALVGIEIARSTAGIMGVAVSDLARDDLAWYLFDIPAGRAGLTRAFLLVLLLAVLGWQSQRAERPFPIRRVILLAGVALVSLAWNGHAASGEGVSGTVRLVAGMAHLLAAGGWIGAIFALLILFVRHGKPAAGEGLRMLWRALHTFSRPGAVFVGVLVVTGIFHYGGLVGWSIAPLLHSRHGNLMLLKLTLFAAMLGLAALHRWWLVPRLERDIHTGVPSHSAQHLRLSVTIEAAIALLILVSVAVLGTLSPHG